A single Cannabis sativa cultivar Pink pepper isolate KNU-18-1 chromosome 7, ASM2916894v1, whole genome shotgun sequence DNA region contains:
- the LOC115697765 gene encoding uncharacterized protein LOC115697765 isoform X1, which produces MELQRSVMMRLFLRFLLLSFAPISIHGRFVVEKNSLRVTSSDRIRGTNDSAIGNFGIPQYSGSMAGNVLYPKNNQKGCKEFSDFGISFQSKPGALPTFVLLDRGGSVVPMLEAVMAVAPVEKLAVHFHDTYGQSLPNILLSLQMGISTVDSSISGLGGCPYAKGASGNVATEDVVYMLNGLGVKTNVDLPKLMKAGDFISKQLSRPSGCICYDSLEPNATCICC; this is translated from the exons ATGGAGCTTCAGAGATCAGTGATGATGAGGCTCTTTCTAAGGTTTCTGCTACTGTCTTTCGCACCTATCTCAATTCATGGAAGATTTGTGGTGGAGAAGAACAGCTTGAGGGTAACATCATCGGACCGAATCAGGGGAACAAATGACAGCGCCATTGGAAACTTTGGAATACCTCAATATAGTGGTAGCATGGCTGGGAATGTTTTGTAcccaaaaaataatcaaaaggGTTGTAAGGAGTTTTCTGACTTCGGGATTTCGTTCCAATCCAAGCCTGGAGCTCTTCCGACCTTCGTTTTGCTAGATCGTGGAG GTTCTGTTGTTCCAATGCTTGAGGCTGTCATGGCTGTTGCTCCTGTTGAGAAGTTGGCTGTCCACTTTCATGACACTTATGGGCAATCTCTGCCAAACATTTTACTGTCCCTTCAA ATGGGAATTAGCACTGTCGATTCCTCCATATCGGGCTTAGGTGGCTGTCCTTATGCTAAAGGAGCTTCGGGAAATGTTGCCACCGAGGATGTTGTATACATGCTCAATGGACTTGGAGTGAAGACAAATGTGGATCTTCCGAAGCTCATGAAGGCTGGGGATTTCATCAGCAAGCAGCTGAGTCGCCCATCAG GTTGCATCTGTTATGACAGTTTGGAACCAAATGCAACCTGCATATGCTGCTAA
- the LOC115697765 gene encoding hydroxymethylglutaryl-CoA lyase, mitochondrial-like isoform X2 encodes MNSYFHRFGFLIVFRQPCWNTIGISLGDTIGVGTPGSVVPMLEAVMAVAPVEKLAVHFHDTYGQSLPNILLSLQMGISTVDSSISGLGGCPYAKGASGNVATEDVVYMLNGLGVKTNVDLPKLMKAGDFISKQLSRPSGCICYDSLEPNATCICC; translated from the exons ATGAATAGCTACTTCCACCGATTTGGCTTCTTAATAGTGTTTCGCCAACCTTGTTGGAACACAATTGGAATTTCTCTTGGCGACACAATTGGAGTTGGAACACCTg GTTCTGTTGTTCCAATGCTTGAGGCTGTCATGGCTGTTGCTCCTGTTGAGAAGTTGGCTGTCCACTTTCATGACACTTATGGGCAATCTCTGCCAAACATTTTACTGTCCCTTCAA ATGGGAATTAGCACTGTCGATTCCTCCATATCGGGCTTAGGTGGCTGTCCTTATGCTAAAGGAGCTTCGGGAAATGTTGCCACCGAGGATGTTGTATACATGCTCAATGGACTTGGAGTGAAGACAAATGTGGATCTTCCGAAGCTCATGAAGGCTGGGGATTTCATCAGCAAGCAGCTGAGTCGCCCATCAG GTTGCATCTGTTATGACAGTTTGGAACCAAATGCAACCTGCATATGCTGCTAA
- the LOC115696974 gene encoding hydroxymethylglutaryl-CoA lyase, mitochondrial-like isoform X2: MELQRSVMMRLFLRFLLLSFAPISIHGRFVVEKNSLRVTSSDRIRGTNDSAIGNFGIPQYSGSMAGNVLYPKNNQKGCKEFSDFGISFQSKPGALPTFVLLDRGGSVVPMLEAVMAVAPVEKLAVHFHDTYGQSLPNILLSLQMGISTVDSSISGLGGCPYAKGASGNVATEDVVYMLNGLGVKTNVDLPKLMKAGDFISKQLSRPSGSKTVIA, translated from the exons ATGGAGCTTCAGAGATCAGTGATGATGAGGCTCTTTCTAAGGTTTCTGCTACTGTCTTTCGCACCTATCTCAATTCATGGAAGATTTGTGGTGGAGAAGAACAGCTTGAGGGTAACATCATCGGACCGAATCAGGGGAACAAATGACAGCGCCATTGGAAACTTTGGAATACCTCAATATAGTGGTAGCATGGCTGGGAATGTTTTGTAcccaaaaaataatcaaaaggGTTGTAAGGAGTTTTCTGACTTCGGGATTTCGTTCCAATCCAAGCCTGGAGCTCTTCCGACCTTCGTTTTGCTAGATCGTGGAG GTTCTGTTGTTCCAATGCTTGAGGCTGTCATGGCTGTTGCTCCTGTTGAGAAGTTGGCTGTCCACTTTCATGACACTTATGGGCAATCTCTGCCAAACATTTTACTGTCCCTTCAA ATGGGAATTAGCACTGTCGATTCCTCCATATCGGGCTTAGGTGGCTGTCCTTATGCTAAAGGAGCTTCGGGAAATGTTGCCACCGAGGATGTTGTATACATGCTCAATGGACTTGGAGTGAAGACAAATGTGGATCTTCCGAAGCTCATGAAGGCTGGGGATTTCATCAGCAAGCAGCTGAGTCGCCCATCAGGTTCAAAGACTGTCATTGCCTGA